One genomic region from Colletotrichum lupini chromosome 7, complete sequence encodes:
- a CDS encoding tRNA synthetase class II: protein MLLCSYEGRGRKRVLLWLSAVADEVALSIGCDCRGALALFSSSSSSNSNSTGPGPPPPPPPPPLAAPASASAPPPATRPAAAIAPAISISASATGTDAAAPPTPKQCSCRASKQLIPPKDATFPYRRFHSTSTLPTAVMAEPKWPGAVVRKTFLEFFEKRGHTIVPSSSVVPHNDPTLLFTNAGMNQFKPIFLGTISKSDPMYPLKRATDSQKCIRAGGKHNDLDDVGKDSYHHTFFEMLGNWSFGDYFKKEAIEMSWELLTKVYGLDPARLYVSYFEGNPEMGLEPDLEAKSLWQSVGVPDDHILPGNMKDNFWEMGDQGPCGPCSEVHYDKVGGGRNAAHLVNEDDPMVVEIWNNVFIQYDRQADKSLKSLPAKHVDTGMGFERLVSALQDTVSNYATDIFTPLFKRIEEVTGARPYTDKYGADDADGIDTAYRVIADHIRLLTFSMSDGAVPNNDGRGYVLRRVLRRGVRYARKYFNAEIGSFFSKILPALVDQMGEQFPEIVKKQQDIIEILDEEEAAFARTLDRGEAQFEKFANAAIKKGEKKLTGAEVWRLYDTFGFPVDLTKLMAEERKLDIDDEEVKVAQEKAREASKVVKNAAQTFAKLNVHQIAELEQQLNIARTDDEAKFVKGDSKAKVQLIYDGKGFIKSTEGIAENTPLGLLLDKTNFYAESGGQVADSGRIVIDGVAEFKVLDVQNFGGYIVHSGYLEDGNLSSGNEVICEYDELRRSPIRNNHTGTHILNHSLREVLGDDINQKGSLVDNEKLRFDFSHKTGVTIPELKKIEDFSNAYIRQNGKIYSKEVDLDLAKGIEGVRAVFGETYPNPVRVVSVGVDVDTLLANPKNAEWRKVSVEFCGGTHVEQTGLIKDLVIVEESGIAKGIRRIIAYTGDAAHQVQREAAEFSKRLDALEALAFGPEKEQEIKSTQHALNQLTISTLTKEDIKKRFDKIVKSVTDEQKKRQKAESKTALDTVAAHFEKNKDSKWFVGQLPISANAKAIGEVVKHFQSKDKERSVYLFGGSKNEGAVAHGVYVGTHLSSQGVTAEQWASQVSGVIGGKSGGKEPTRQGQGTNAEKLDEAVAEAEKWLKEKLNI from the exons ATGCTGCTGTGCTCGTACGAGGGGCGCGGGCGCAAGCGCGTTCTTCTCTGGCTTTCAGCTGTGGCGGACGAAGTAGCCTTGAGCATCGGCTGCGACTGCCGGGGAGCTCTGGCGCTTTT ctccagctccagctccagcaacagcaacagcaccGGACCtggaccaccaccaccaccaccaccaccacccctcGCCGCACCCGCATCTGCATCTGCACCACCACCCGCAACCAGGCCCGCCGCCGCTATCGCCCCAGCTATCTCCATCTCTGCCTCTGCCACTGGCACGGACGCCGCTGCCCCTCCTACCCCGAAGCAATGCAGCTGCCGCGCTAGCAAGCAGCTCATCCCGCCAAAAGA TGCTACTTTTCCCTACAGGCGCTTTCACTCTACTTCGACATTGCCCACCGCTGTCATGGCTGAGCCAAAGTGGCCCGGCGCCGTTGTGCGCAAGACTTTCCTCGAGTTCTTCGAGAAGAGGGGCCACACGATCG TGCCGTCTTCCTCCGTCGTCCCTCACAATGACCCCACCTTGCTCTTCACCAATGCGGGCATGAACCAATTTAAGCCCATCTTCCTCGGAACCATCTCAAAGTCGGATCCCATGTACCCTCTCAAGCGTGCGACCGACTCCCAGAAGTGTATTCGCGCTGGTGGCAAGCACAACGATCTCGACGATGTCGGCAAGGACAGCTACCACCACACATTCTTCGAGATGCTGGGCAACTGGTCCTTTGGAGATTACTTCAAGAAGGAGGCCATTGAGATGTCATGGGAGCTCTTGACCAAGGTCTATGGTCTGGACCCTGCCCGTCTGTACGTCTCCTACTTTGAGGGTAACCCTGAGATGGGTCTCGAGCCCGATCTAGAGGCCAAGAGCTTGTGGCAATCCGTTGGTGTCCCCGACGACCACATCTTGCCTGGCAACATGAAGGACAACTTCTGGGAGATGGGTGACCAAGGCCCTTGCGGTCCTTGCAGTGAGGTTCACTACGACAAGGTCGGCGGCGGTCGCAACGCCGCTCACTTGGTGAACGAGGATGACCCGATGGTCGTGGAGATCTGGAACAACGTTTTCATCCAATACGATCGCCAGGCTGATAAGTCACTTAAGTCTCTCCCCGCCAAGCACGTTGATACTGGCATGGGTTTCGAGCGTCTCGTCTCTGCGCTCCAGGATACTGTTTCCAACTACGCCACCGATATCTTCACGCCCCTCTTCAAGAGAATCGAGGAAGTTACTGGCGCCAGGCCCTACACTGATAAGTATGGAGCCGATGACGCCGACGGAATCGACACTGCCTACCGTGTCATTGCCGACCACATCCGTCTTTTGACCTTCTCCATGTCCGATGGCGCTGTCCCCAACAATGACGGCCGCGGATATGTCCTCCGCAGAGTGCTCCGCCGCGGTGTTCGCTACGCGCGCAAGTACTTCAACGCCGAGATTGGATCCTTCTTCTCCAAGATTCTCCCTGCTCTTGTCGACCAAATGGGTGAACAGTTCCCCGAGATTGTCAAGAAGCAGCAGGATATCATTGAGATCCTTGACGAGGAAGAAGCGGCCTTTGCCCGTACACTTGACCGTGGCGAGGCTCAATTCGAGAAGTTCGCCAACGCTGCCATCAAGAAGGGCGAGAAGAAGCTCACTGGTGCCGAGGTGTGGAGACTTTACGACACCTTCGGATTCCCCGTCGATCTCACAAAGCTGATGGCTGAGGAGCGCAAGCtcgatatcgacgacgaggaggtCAAGGTTGCCCAGGAGAAGGCCCGCGAGGCTAGCAAGGTCGTCAAGAACGCTGCCCAGACTTTTGCGAAGCTGAATGTCCACCAAATCGCTGAGCTTGAGCAGCAGCTTAACATTGCGAGAACGGACGATGAGGCTAAGTTCGTCAAGGGTGACTCAAAGGCCAAGGTGCAGCTGATCTACGACGGCAAGGGTTTCATCAAGTCAACTGAGGGTATCGCCGAGAACACTCCCTTGGGTCTGTTGCTGGACAAGACCAACTTCTATGCTGAGTCTGGTGGTCAGGTCGCCGATTCTGGTCGCATCGTCATTGATGGTGTCGCCGAGTTTAAGGTTCTCGATGTTCAGAACTTTGGTGGCTACATTGTTCACAGTGGTTATCTTGAGGACGGCAACTTGTCCTCTGGCAACGAAGTCATCTGCGAGTACGATGAGCTGAGAAGATCGCCCATCCGCAACAACCACACTGGCACCCACATCCTCAACCACTCCCTCCGGGAAGTTCTCGGCGACGACATCAACCAGAAGGGCTCTCTGGTCGACAACGAGAAGCTGCGTTTCGACTTCTCTCACAAGACGGGTGTGACTATTCCCGAGCTCAAGAAGATTGAGGACTTCTCTAACGCCTACATCCGCCAAAATGGCAAGATTTACTCAAAGGAGGTAGACCTCGATCTTGCCAAGGGAATCGAGGGTGTTCGTGCCGTCTTTGGCGAGACATACCCCAACCCTGTTCGTGTTGTGTCTGTCGGCGTTGATGTTGATACCCTCCTCGCAAACCCCAAGAACGCAGAGTGGCGCAAGGTCAGCGTGGAGTTCTGCGGAGGTACTCACGTTGAGCAGACCGGCCTCATCAAGGACCTTGTCATCGTTGAGGAGAGCGGTATTGCCAAGGGTATCCGTCGTATCATCGCCTACACTGGCGATGCTGCTCACCAGGTGCAACGCGAGGCTGCCGAGTTCTCTAAGCGTCTCGATGCACTTGAGGCACTTGCCTTTGGCCCCGAGAAGGAGCAGGAGATCAAGTCGACCCAGCATGCTCTCAACCAGTTGACCATCTCGACTCTCACCAAGGAGGACATCAAGAAGCGCTTCGACAAGATTGTCAAGTCCGTCACCGATGAGCAGAAGAAGCGCCAAAAGGCCGAGTCCAAGACTGCGCTCGACACCGTTGCTGCGCATTTCGAGAAGAACAAGGACTCCAAGTGGTTTGTTGGTCAGCTCCCGATCTCCGCCAACGCCAAGGCTATTGGCGAAGTTGTCAAGCACTTCCAGTCCAAGGACAAGGAGCGCTCTGTCTACCTGTTTGGTGGAAGCAAGAACGAGGGTGCCGTTGCCCACGGCGTTTACGTTGGCACT CACCTGTCCTCACAAGGCGTTACTGCCGAGCAGTGGGCTTCTCAGGTCAGTGGAGTCATCGGAGGCAAGTCTGGCGGCAAGGAGCCTACCCGCCAAGGACAGGGTACCAACGCCGAGAAGTTGGACGAGGCTGTTGCCGAGGCAGAGAAGTGGCTGAAGGAGAAGCTCAACATTTGA